TCCTTTTCATTCCCCCCTTTCGCAGCCCTCTTCTCCGCAACACTACTCCTCACATACGCCAAGTACGGTGGATTTCCCGGCTTGATGACGTTATCGGCCGCAAGTACACTCCCCGGTCCCACGAGCCCCAAGCGTTCGCAGAGTTTGAGATCGCTCGTGTACGCGGGCTTGTAGTGGTCGAGGAACATGAGGtcgatcttggagattgtCCCGTTGGCGTGCAGGCGGGCGAGGCCTGCGTCGCTGGGACCGACGATGACGCGGGCGATGTCGCGCAGGCCGGAGAGGTCGAGAAGGGATGTTATCACGGCGGCGAATTCGGGGTTGCGCTCGAGGGAGAAGTAATGTGTTCCTCCGGACTTGCGGACGGCGTtggcgaagaggagggtTGAGTAGCCGACGTAGCCTCCGAGTTCAACCTATACCAATCAGTATGTTCTTCACAAGAGGAGAGATCAATTGATGTACCATGACTTT
This genomic interval from Fusarium verticillioides 7600 chromosome 1, whole genome shotgun sequence contains the following:
- a CDS encoding catechol O-methyltransferase (At least one base has a quality score < 10), translating into MPSFDEKKAYVEQEETFFDDGREIELLHYIYGRSDIDELRGSPERVLQAIDEFGRTKKYLMNVGEDKGKIVTDLIAEVKPKVMVELGGYVGYSTLLFANAVRKSGGTHYFSLERNPEFAAVITSLLDLSGLRDIARVIVGPSDAGLARLHANGTISKIDLMFLDHYKPAYTSDLKLCERLGLVGPGSVLAADNVIKPGNPPYLAYVRSSVAEKRAAKGGNEKEEFADRTAKQYLKREGEEKINEEEGDPNLVYESKVVHSFEPTG